One window from the genome of Faecalibacterium sp. HTF-F encodes:
- the recO gene encoding DNA repair protein RecO: MEAFVTTGLVLKETRYKESDRILTILTPELGVISASAQSSLRLKSKLFSACGLFCYSEFTLVPGRNMYTVREAEVKNVFHGISASIEGMSLAMYMAEMAMTLSPTGQEAQRELRLLLNCFYMVSESKTDLRVVKAVFELRTMSECGFMPQIVCCRDCGVYDGAAFYLDVQEGHLLCADCAAKQGKTCNLDQGALYALRHICLVDDKKIFAFKISVGSLEKLAAVAERYALVHLDKPLKSYDFLKSLLP; this comes from the coding sequence ATGGAAGCCTTTGTAACCACGGGTCTGGTACTGAAGGAGACCCGCTATAAGGAATCGGATCGGATCCTGACAATCCTGACGCCGGAGCTGGGCGTGATCTCAGCCTCTGCACAGAGCAGCCTGCGGCTGAAAAGCAAATTGTTCAGCGCCTGCGGGCTGTTCTGCTATTCAGAGTTTACGCTGGTGCCGGGCCGCAACATGTATACCGTGCGGGAAGCCGAAGTGAAAAACGTCTTTCACGGCATTTCGGCCAGCATTGAAGGCATGAGCCTTGCGATGTATATGGCTGAAATGGCAATGACTCTTTCGCCCACCGGGCAGGAAGCACAGCGGGAACTCCGGCTTTTGTTAAACTGCTTTTATATGGTCAGTGAGAGCAAAACAGACCTACGGGTGGTCAAAGCCGTTTTTGAGCTGCGCACAATGAGTGAATGCGGCTTTATGCCGCAGATCGTATGCTGCCGTGACTGCGGTGTGTACGATGGAGCCGCCTTTTATCTGGATGTGCAGGAGGGGCATCTGCTTTGTGCGGATTGTGCCGCAAAGCAGGGTAAGACCTGCAATCTGGATCAGGGTGCTTTGTATGCATTGCGGCATATCTGTCTTGTAGACGACAAAAAAATATTTGCATTTAAAATATCTGTGGGCAGTCTGGAAAAGCTTGCTGCGGTGGCAGAGCGGTATGCTCTGGTCCATCTGGATAAGCCCTTGAAAAGCTATGACTTTTTAAAATCACTGTTGCCCTGA
- a CDS encoding endonuclease MutS2, with amino-acid sequence METSYLKTLELDKIIARAAEGCVCKEAHEMLLALQPQCDPDEVRYALEQTDAINTLLIKNGSPRFGGVENVSQLAARAVKGGVLSMGELLMVAGALRNFQNLSSWYGASEHDALPTDDLFYALAPQPSLEQQISSAILAPDAMADTASHTLNDLRKKIRATENSIRDRLESMVRNMDTSKYLQESVVSMRNGRYVVPVKSEYRGEVSGIIHDVSSTGATVFVEPQAVVEANARILQYRAQEAQEIERILVAFTAQVAAIEPQFQYSYKAMLEIDILLAKARLALDLKAFKPAVRTDNSFSLIRARHPLIDPKKCVPVDIALGREYDSLIITGPNTGGKTVTLKTAGLLCAMAQCGFLIPADERSEICVFDEFLVDIGDEQSIEQSLSTFSGHMKKITGILELAMPHTLVLLDELGAGTDPAEGAALAVAIIEELRRRGVLLMATTHYAELKVFALETKGVVNASCEFDLETLRPTYKLSVGVPGKSNAFLISEKLGIPERVIEAAQQHLSAEDKRLDAVLGQLDDLKLQLKESQNEVEELKNEASHQLEAAQKKRDELIQQGENELEAARAKARALAQQVESQAYALTDELRQLQKDERMSTQQKAQRAREIAKKESEKLFIGTEVVHNPVKEFVPLKEVKVGQEVCIAELNQLATVLALPDKNGDVLVRAGIIKTKVPLKGLKQPEKLVKETKPQTKAQQRYSRLTGDANRPNGRVERVQRSAKMECNLLGLTVDEALPEVDSFIDRAILNGQTVVYLIHGNGTGALRTAIHKHLRGNRMVKSFRLGRYGEGESGVTVVELK; translated from the coding sequence ATGGAAACAAGTTACTTAAAAACACTGGAACTGGATAAGATCATCGCCCGTGCAGCAGAAGGCTGTGTGTGCAAGGAAGCACATGAGATGCTGCTTGCCCTTCAGCCGCAGTGCGACCCAGACGAAGTGCGCTATGCGCTGGAGCAGACCGACGCGATCAATACCCTGCTGATCAAGAATGGCTCGCCTCGTTTTGGCGGTGTAGAAAATGTCAGCCAGCTGGCGGCACGCGCGGTCAAGGGCGGTGTGCTCTCAATGGGTGAGCTGCTGATGGTAGCCGGTGCGCTGCGCAATTTTCAGAATCTTTCAAGCTGGTATGGAGCATCGGAGCACGATGCTCTGCCGACAGATGATCTGTTCTATGCACTGGCACCGCAGCCAAGTCTGGAACAGCAGATCTCCAGCGCCATTTTGGCACCGGATGCCATGGCAGACACGGCTTCCCATACGCTGAATGACCTGCGCAAGAAGATCCGCGCCACCGAAAACAGCATCCGAGACCGCTTGGAAAGCATGGTGCGCAACATGGACACCTCCAAATACCTGCAGGAGAGTGTGGTATCCATGCGCAACGGCCGGTATGTTGTGCCGGTCAAGAGTGAATATCGCGGCGAAGTGAGCGGCATTATCCACGACGTATCCTCCACTGGAGCCACGGTTTTTGTGGAGCCGCAGGCCGTTGTGGAAGCAAATGCCCGCATTTTGCAGTATCGCGCACAGGAAGCCCAGGAGATCGAACGCATATTGGTGGCGTTTACTGCACAGGTGGCCGCCATCGAACCGCAGTTCCAGTACAGCTATAAGGCCATGCTGGAAATTGACATTCTGCTGGCAAAAGCGCGTCTGGCGCTGGATCTCAAGGCCTTTAAGCCTGCTGTGCGTACAGACAATTCTTTCTCTCTGATCCGTGCGCGGCATCCGCTGATCGATCCTAAAAAGTGCGTGCCGGTAGATATTGCATTGGGCAGGGAATACGATTCGCTTATTATCACCGGCCCGAACACCGGCGGCAAGACCGTCACCTTGAAAACCGCCGGTCTGCTGTGCGCTATGGCGCAGTGCGGCTTTTTGATCCCGGCTGATGAGCGCAGCGAGATCTGCGTATTTGACGAATTTCTGGTAGACATCGGCGACGAGCAGAGCATTGAGCAGAGCCTTTCCACCTTCTCCGGCCACATGAAAAAGATCACCGGAATCTTGGAGCTTGCCATGCCGCATACGCTGGTGCTGCTGGACGAGTTGGGTGCCGGCACCGACCCCGCTGAGGGCGCTGCATTGGCTGTTGCCATTATTGAGGAACTGCGCCGCCGCGGCGTTTTGCTGATGGCCACCACCCATTACGCAGAGCTCAAGGTGTTTGCACTGGAAACAAAAGGCGTGGTCAATGCCAGCTGTGAGTTCGATCTGGAAACACTGCGCCCCACCTACAAACTGAGTGTCGGCGTACCGGGCAAATCCAATGCATTCCTCATCAGTGAAAAACTTGGCATCCCGGAGCGTGTCATTGAAGCGGCGCAGCAGCACCTGTCCGCAGAGGATAAGCGGCTGGATGCTGTTCTGGGGCAGCTGGACGATTTGAAATTACAGCTGAAGGAAAGCCAGAACGAGGTGGAAGAGCTGAAAAATGAGGCCTCGCATCAGCTGGAAGCTGCCCAGAAAAAACGTGATGAGCTGATCCAGCAAGGCGAAAATGAGCTGGAAGCCGCCCGTGCCAAGGCCCGCGCACTGGCTCAGCAGGTGGAAAGTCAGGCCTACGCTCTGACCGATGAGCTGCGCCAGCTGCAGAAAGATGAACGCATGAGCACCCAGCAGAAGGCACAGCGTGCACGTGAGATTGCAAAGAAAGAATCCGAAAAACTCTTTATCGGCACAGAAGTGGTGCACAATCCCGTCAAGGAGTTTGTGCCGCTGAAAGAGGTCAAAGTAGGGCAGGAGGTCTGCATTGCAGAGCTGAACCAGCTGGCCACCGTGCTGGCTCTGCCAGATAAAAACGGTGATGTGCTGGTGCGTGCCGGTATCATCAAGACCAAGGTTCCGCTCAAGGGATTGAAGCAGCCAGAAAAACTGGTCAAGGAAACGAAACCGCAGACCAAGGCGCAGCAGCGCTACTCCCGCCTGACCGGTGATGCCAACCGTCCAAACGGCAGGGTAGAGCGTGTGCAGCGTTCTGCTAAAATGGAATGCAATCTGCTCGGTCTGACCGTGGACGAAGCGTTGCCGGAGGTGGATTCCTTTATTGACCGTGCGATTCTGAACGGGCAGACGGTGGTCTACCTGATCCACGGCAATGGAACCGGTGCGTTGCGCACAGCCATTCATAAGCATCTGCGCGGAAACCGCATGGTCAAAAGTTTTCGTCTGGGCCGCTACGGCGAAGGTGAAAGCGGCGTGACCGTGGTAGAACTGAAATAA
- a CDS encoding N-acetylmuramoyl-L-alanine amidase family protein yields MAKRYSKAAHAKRHKQTSHKIKNVIILIFCGAAIWFGCSLWYAARTLQAAHPAESIAGEEFRPQVGDPPYRVVIDAGHGGADPGARGVVEEKNMTAATAAELIRLLQQDANFIPLQTRNSFDETATPAQRAARASEQSPQLLLSIHGNSAANGSTASGFECYPSVPGRTWHQESFYFAQLLAEGMQASGAALRGHGGVRYIYYLENDQKQLVESTHTEIREERSFTLLEDVNCPAVLVEQCFVTNEADAARFGSEEGCKKAARIYYEAICEYFGTQPQSEQLAGLSLN; encoded by the coding sequence ATGGCAAAACGATATTCCAAAGCCGCACATGCAAAAAGACACAAACAAACTTCTCACAAAATCAAAAACGTCATCATCCTGATTTTTTGCGGGGCGGCTATCTGGTTTGGCTGTTCACTTTGGTACGCAGCACGGACGCTGCAGGCGGCTCACCCCGCTGAAAGCATTGCCGGTGAAGAGTTTCGGCCACAGGTAGGCGACCCGCCATACCGGGTGGTGATCGATGCCGGGCATGGTGGTGCAGACCCGGGTGCAAGGGGAGTCGTTGAAGAAAAAAATATGACGGCTGCCACAGCAGCAGAACTGATCCGATTGTTACAGCAGGATGCAAATTTTATCCCGCTGCAGACCCGTAACAGCTTCGATGAGACCGCAACGCCTGCACAGCGTGCGGCTCGGGCTTCGGAGCAGTCGCCGCAGCTGCTGCTCTCTATCCATGGCAACTCTGCTGCAAATGGCTCCACGGCATCCGGCTTTGAATGCTATCCGTCCGTACCGGGCCGCACCTGGCATCAGGAAAGCTTTTATTTTGCACAGCTGCTTGCGGAAGGGATGCAGGCCTCAGGCGCAGCATTGCGCGGGCACGGGGGAGTCCGGTACATCTATTATCTGGAAAACGATCAGAAACAACTGGTGGAGAGCACCCATACCGAAATACGGGAAGAGCGCAGCTTTACATTGTTAGAAGACGTGAACTGTCCGGCTGTATTGGTAGAACAGTGCTTTGTAACGAATGAAGCCGATGCAGCACGATTCGGCAGCGAAGAAGGCTGTAAAAAAGCGGCACGCATTTATTATGAGGCGATCTGTGAATACTTTGGCACACAGCCGCAGTCTGAACAGTTGGCCGGACTTTCCCTGAATTGA
- a CDS encoding tyrosine-type recombinase/integrase: MSIYLDEKNPGKHKPFDDASQDIVEYVRYLEVIAGKSANTAFSYYCDLRGFSRFMKRRRGLVPDDSEMKDIDPKGLDTAFWATVTKEDIYEYLYFLSRECGNKKSSTARRLASLHGFYDYLVNQVNRLDADPTAAIHPPKQDKVLPKYLTAEQSIELLESTQTQSDFPERDYCMVVLFLNCGMRLAELVGMNLDDIDLENRQIRLFGKGHKERMVYLNDACIEALQLYLSKRNTMEGLLPQEKAVFITRRRKERISNRRVEQLVTGAMKAAGLKGFSTHKLRHTAATLMYQTGNVDILTLKQLLGHSSVSTTQIYTHLQEFQVRAAIEENPLGKLKKPKSEAKVLDTTEQETGKSREKTMPEQEPVPMEAFDGTAKDGIGLDAAALAMAQNADVENRNS; encoded by the coding sequence ATGTCGATCTATCTGGATGAAAAAAATCCTGGCAAGCATAAGCCATTCGATGATGCTTCACAGGATATCGTAGAATATGTCCGCTACCTGGAAGTGATCGCGGGCAAAAGCGCCAATACGGCATTCAGTTATTATTGTGACCTGCGCGGCTTCAGCCGTTTCATGAAACGCCGCCGCGGCCTTGTTCCGGATGACAGCGAAATGAAGGACATCGACCCGAAAGGTCTGGATACCGCATTCTGGGCAACGGTCACAAAAGAAGATATTTATGAATATTTGTATTTTTTGAGCCGTGAATGCGGCAACAAAAAATCTTCGACCGCCCGGCGGCTGGCCAGTCTGCACGGCTTTTACGATTATCTGGTCAATCAGGTCAACCGGCTGGATGCGGACCCCACAGCCGCCATCCATCCACCCAAGCAGGATAAAGTTCTGCCCAAATACCTGACAGCGGAACAGTCCATTGAACTTTTGGAAAGCACGCAGACACAAAGCGATTTTCCAGAACGAGATTACTGCATGGTCGTGCTGTTCCTAAACTGTGGGATGCGTCTGGCCGAGTTGGTAGGAATGAATCTTGACGATATCGATCTGGAAAACCGCCAGATCCGGCTGTTCGGCAAAGGCCATAAGGAGCGCATGGTCTATCTGAATGACGCATGCATTGAGGCACTGCAGCTCTATTTAAGCAAGCGCAACACGATGGAAGGCCTTTTGCCGCAGGAAAAAGCCGTATTCATCACCCGGCGGCGCAAGGAACGCATCTCAAACCGCAGGGTAGAGCAGCTTGTTACCGGTGCCATGAAGGCTGCCGGACTGAAGGGCTTTTCCACCCATAAGCTGCGACACACTGCAGCCACGCTGATGTATCAGACTGGTAATGTGGACATTCTGACTTTAAAGCAGCTGCTGGGCCACAGCAGCGTTTCTACTACCCAAATTTACACGCATCTGCAAGAATTTCAGGTGCGTGCCGCTATTGAGGAAAACCCTCTGGGTAAACTCAAAAAGCCAAAATCTGAGGCCAAAGTCTTGGATACAACAGAACAGGAAACAGGGAAGAGCCGCGAGAAAACAATGCCGGAGCAAGAGCCTGTGCCGATGGAAGCGTTTGACGGTACAGCCAAGGATGGCATTGGTCTGGACGCTGCTGCGCTTGCCATGGCGCAGAATGCTGACGTTGAAAACCGGAACAGCTGA